In the genome of Candidatus Moraniibacteriota bacterium, one region contains:
- a CDS encoding LysM peptidoglycan-binding domain-containing protein, translated as MKVFQICVVLVCAFLANTLQAAEQQCVTVERGDTLEKIVINDFHLERSDVDAIATENDIANRDLIYAGDKVCNRTVSSAVAVSQPKPVKAQEEEKVSRVSVNLPVKPASNPGKAEKLYAHVIHSLGHAPFATEKRPATLSENIAALNALGYSKVDAEEILRKKASGEVEIVEVPCGSIIPEMIFRGGKKISGGILMDFCHGKKPAQSEFAIKACANSGRCVYQFSTCRNYFPSFTAPDIKEVKVLPQEVSKAVPPRIRAEGETSPALLEYEANAGGFWWRNGLAKGNALWGEALLWTPDAGKGISFGAGGYASSGDGNSKVAAYSWHERSYGAQVGVKGNYLGSPDEEGRRYPRNWQVKARLLKDQVEGSNPESGYAMEQNGPKQCVYGEYIAQKDAWWTYGITGEGCVANHQSINSTWEGDKPQDRGSVQLNVFAERRITNQTAVRGILGVAHQNWDDLTLGRGTLELRYRDKKNGLLVAAGPSVAVPIGKLPKEYAGVARSKLVTPAALIRVELGGVIRKKDAEKRAESVHLAGSHVSAATHQQAPRSASKSKPKSSWNSYGFNNK; from the coding sequence ATGAAAGTTTTTCAGATCTGCGTTGTTCTGGTGTGTGCTTTTTTGGCAAACACTCTACAGGCTGCCGAACAGCAGTGTGTGACAGTGGAGCGGGGCGACACGCTGGAGAAGATTGTCATTAATGACTTCCATCTGGAGCGTTCGGATGTCGATGCCATTGCTACGGAAAATGACATTGCAAATAGAGATCTCATATACGCTGGAGACAAAGTGTGCAATCGCACTGTGTCATCAGCGGTTGCTGTGAGTCAACCGAAACCCGTGAAAGCTCAGGAGGAGGAAAAGGTATCGCGGGTATCAGTCAATTTGCCAGTGAAACCGGCTTCGAATCCGGGTAAGGCGGAGAAGCTGTATGCTCACGTGATTCATTCGCTGGGGCACGCTCCGTTTGCGACAGAGAAAAGGCCGGCGACGCTGTCGGAGAATATAGCGGCGCTCAATGCGCTGGGGTACTCCAAGGTTGATGCGGAGGAAATACTGCGCAAGAAAGCCTCCGGAGAAGTGGAGATCGTGGAAGTTCCGTGCGGCTCGATTATCCCTGAGATGATTTTCCGCGGAGGGAAAAAGATCTCCGGCGGTATCCTCATGGATTTCTGTCACGGGAAAAAACCGGCGCAGTCCGAGTTTGCCATCAAAGCGTGTGCAAACTCCGGGCGATGCGTCTATCAGTTCTCGACGTGCCGGAACTATTTCCCATCGTTTACAGCTCCGGACATCAAAGAGGTGAAGGTTCTGCCTCAGGAAGTGTCAAAGGCCGTTCCTCCGCGCATTCGTGCGGAAGGGGAAACTTCGCCGGCGCTTCTTGAATACGAGGCGAATGCCGGCGGGTTCTGGTGGAGAAATGGACTTGCAAAAGGCAATGCTCTTTGGGGCGAAGCCTTGCTTTGGACGCCGGATGCCGGAAAAGGAATCTCTTTCGGTGCAGGCGGATATGCGAGCAGTGGCGATGGAAACTCGAAAGTCGCTGCATACTCGTGGCACGAGAGATCGTATGGTGCCCAGGTTGGTGTGAAGGGAAACTATCTCGGTTCTCCGGATGAGGAGGGACGGAGATATCCGCGCAATTGGCAAGTAAAGGCCCGTCTCCTGAAAGATCAGGTGGAAGGGAGCAATCCCGAGTCCGGCTATGCCATGGAACAGAACGGTCCAAAACAATGCGTCTATGGCGAGTACATCGCCCAGAAGGACGCCTGGTGGACGTATGGCATTACCGGAGAGGGATGTGTGGCGAATCATCAGTCGATAAACTCGACCTGGGAGGGGGACAAACCCCAGGATCGCGGGTCCGTTCAGCTCAATGTCTTTGCTGAGCGGAGAATCACCAATCAGACGGCGGTTCGCGGCATTCTCGGTGTTGCTCACCAAAATTGGGACGATCTTACTCTTGGTCGCGGAACGCTCGAGCTCCGATATCGAGATAAGAAAAACGGACTTCTCGTAGCTGCCGGACCAAGTGTCGCGGTTCCTATCGGAAAGCTCCCGAAGGAATATGCTGGAGTCGCCAGGAGCAAACTGGTAACGCCGGCCGCCCTCATTCGCGTAGAGCTTGGAGGGGTGATTCGGAAAAAGGATGCAGAGAAGCGTGCTGAGAGTGTGCATCTCGCCGGAAGTCATGTGTCGGCAGCAACGCACCAACAGGCACCTCGCTCGGCTTCGAAATCAAAACCGAAGAGCTCGT